One Candidatus Latescibacter sp. genomic window carries:
- the murG gene encoding undecaprenyldiphospho-muramoylpentapeptide beta-N-acetylglucosaminyltransferase — translation MRVVFASGGTGGHVYPALAVAEELMKKSPYSEILFIGGTRGIEQKIIGCSGFQVKTIPVSGFPRRLSFAMVAFAWKLMISIIRSLWILAEFKPAVIMATGGYVSGPPFIAARLLKIPGTIQEQNSYPGITNRKLARFADMVFLGFQDAKRFFTSGVETVFTGNPVRKEIGAGDRESAARSFGLDPAVKTLLVFGGSQGSQAVNRALSRIVESLAERGIQVLWQAGDKEFPIWKEFDGRGGKIHVLPYITHMADAYAASDMVLARSGAMSIAEITACGLPAIFVPLPSAAANHQEYNARSIADAGGAVMILERDLTPELLLREVLGVLESDERRKAMGEASRRMGKRDAARVIAEKLIERYGSNKMKL, via the coding sequence ATGAGGGTGGTATTTGCGAGCGGAGGAACCGGAGGGCATGTCTACCCGGCTCTGGCAGTGGCGGAGGAATTGATGAAAAAAAGCCCGTACTCAGAGATTCTCTTTATCGGAGGAACCAGGGGAATAGAACAGAAAATTATCGGGTGTTCGGGATTCCAGGTAAAAACGATCCCGGTAAGCGGATTTCCGCGCAGGCTGTCTTTTGCGATGGTTGCCTTCGCCTGGAAACTGATGATATCCATTATTCGTTCCCTGTGGATTCTCGCCGAGTTCAAACCGGCAGTGATAATGGCGACCGGAGGCTATGTTTCCGGACCTCCGTTCATCGCCGCAAGGCTTTTGAAGATTCCGGGGACGATCCAGGAGCAGAATTCCTATCCGGGCATCACCAACCGTAAGCTGGCGAGGTTTGCCGACATGGTCTTTCTTGGCTTTCAGGATGCGAAAAGATTTTTCACGAGCGGAGTAGAAACAGTCTTTACCGGCAATCCTGTGCGGAAGGAGATCGGCGCGGGAGACCGTGAAAGCGCTGCGCGCTCCTTCGGTCTGGACCCGGCGGTAAAAACGCTCCTGGTTTTCGGCGGGAGCCAGGGATCTCAGGCCGTTAATCGTGCGCTTTCCCGAATTGTCGAATCTCTCGCGGAAAGAGGCATTCAAGTGCTTTGGCAGGCCGGTGACAAAGAATTTCCGATCTGGAAAGAATTCGACGGCCGGGGGGGAAAAATCCATGTACTTCCTTACATCACCCACATGGCGGATGCCTATGCCGCTTCCGATATGGTTCTGGCAAGGTCCGGCGCGATGAGTATTGCAGAGATCACTGCCTGCGGCCTCCCGGCGATCTTTGTTCCGCTGCCGTCGGCAGCGGCAAATCACCAGGAGTATAATGCCCGCTCGATTGCGGACGCCGGAGGAGCGGTGATGATCCTGGAGAGGGACCTGACCCCGGAGCTGCTCTTACGGGAGGTTCTCGGAGTTTTGGAATCCGATGAACGTCGGAAAGCGATGGGAGAGGCTTCGCGGCGCATGGGGAAACGTGATGCGGCGCGCGTCATTGCAGAGAAACTGATCGAACGGTACGGTTCAAATAAGATGAAGCTGTAA
- the murC gene encoding UDP-N-acetylmuramate--L-alanine ligase — MFLGALTRRVKNIHLIGIGGAGMSGIAEILMNSGFTITGSDMRSTPVTERLAALGAGICIGHSAENVRTCDVVVYSSAVKPDNPEITAARERKIPVIGRPEMLSELMRMKYGICIAGTHGKTTTTSMTGQVLTRGDIDPTVIVGGKVAMYGGGAKIGQSHYLVLEADEYDRTFLRLTPVIAVVTTIDLEHLDCYRDMNDIESAFVQFVNKVPFFGSVILCIDDRGVQNIMPRVERRIVTYGTSRQADIRAENIDQEGTMTRFEVAAGGKPLGRVTLSLPGDHNVRNALAAIAVAGEMGIPFETTARALGEFRTVERRFEIKGEEAGVMVVDDYAHHPTEIKASLAGARRGFDRRIVAVFQPHLYSRTRDFHQDFGRAFMNSDVLVVTDVYPAREAPIEGISGKMVADDATSAGHHRVTYVEKREELPRAVAGIVESGDLVITFGAGDINRVGTELLSILKESGNTGA; from the coding sequence ATGTTTCTGGGAGCGCTGACCCGGAGAGTCAAAAACATCCACCTGATCGGCATCGGCGGAGCGGGAATGAGCGGGATCGCCGAGATACTCATGAATTCGGGATTCACCATAACCGGTTCCGATATGCGTTCGACTCCGGTAACCGAGCGGCTGGCCGCGCTGGGGGCGGGGATATGTATCGGTCATTCCGCCGAAAATGTGCGCACCTGCGATGTGGTGGTTTATTCCTCGGCAGTAAAACCTGATAATCCGGAGATAACAGCGGCCAGGGAGCGAAAAATCCCCGTAATCGGCAGGCCGGAGATGCTTTCCGAGCTGATGCGGATGAAATACGGCATCTGCATCGCCGGGACCCACGGAAAAACCACCACCACTTCCATGACCGGGCAGGTGCTGACCCGTGGGGATATTGACCCTACAGTCATAGTGGGCGGCAAGGTTGCCATGTACGGCGGCGGGGCAAAAATCGGGCAGAGTCACTACCTGGTACTGGAAGCGGACGAGTACGACCGTACGTTCCTCCGCCTCACTCCGGTCATTGCGGTGGTCACCACAATCGACCTGGAACATCTTGACTGTTACCGTGACATGAATGATATAGAATCCGCCTTTGTTCAGTTTGTCAACAAGGTGCCGTTTTTCGGATCGGTAATTCTTTGCATCGATGACCGCGGGGTGCAGAACATCATGCCCCGCGTGGAGAGAAGGATTGTCACCTACGGCACTTCCCGTCAGGCAGATATCCGGGCGGAGAATATCGACCAGGAGGGGACGATGACCCGGTTTGAAGTGGCGGCGGGCGGAAAACCTTTGGGAAGGGTGACACTGTCGCTTCCCGGAGATCACAACGTACGGAATGCCCTGGCCGCTATAGCGGTGGCAGGAGAAATGGGTATTCCCTTCGAGACCACTGCACGGGCTCTCGGCGAATTCAGAACGGTGGAGCGAAGGTTCGAGATCAAAGGCGAGGAAGCAGGTGTCATGGTGGTAGACGATTATGCGCATCATCCTACCGAGATCAAGGCTTCCCTGGCCGGTGCGCGGAGAGGATTCGACCGCCGTATCGTGGCGGTTTTTCAACCTCATCTCTACTCGCGGACCCGTGATTTCCATCAGGATTTCGGCCGCGCTTTCATGAACTCCGATGTGCTGGTGGTGACCGATGTCTATCCGGCGCGGGAAGCGCCCATCGAGGGAATAAGCGGAAAGATGGTGGCAGACGATGCAACTTCCGCCGGCCATCACCGCGTGACTTATGTGGAGAAGCGCGAGGAACTCCCGCGGGCTGTTGCCGGTATCGTCGAATCCGGTGATCTGGTGATAACATTCGGCGCGGGGGATATTAACCGGGTGGGAACTGAGCTGCTCTCCATCCTGAAAGAAAGCGGAAACACCGGAGCGTGA
- a CDS encoding FtsQ-type POTRA domain-containing protein produces the protein MVKRNDRLRSSAPHWKQQSRGIKVRSDTTGPHIGRYIILLGILTAGMFVGGKYAVDYAAALPVFTVRQVVVEGTHYIDRDKIIASTGIKPGCGLFDVNLVAVAIKLSKEYAARDFTVFRRLPDTIIIRVQERKPMALLGTEKVIGVDEEGVPLPHVGQEMVSTLPIVSGIKSTASLTDPQVKARLVSGLKLLDAISKDCPAIMKRISDINVSTMGINLDNGLEVIIGDTYWPEKVQNLEKWIAEVTARLDSVKTLDLSHMLFNGSSDQKINVIRK, from the coding sequence ATGGTGAAGAGAAACGACAGGCTGAGAAGCAGCGCGCCGCACTGGAAACAGCAAAGCCGCGGAATAAAAGTGAGGTCTGACACAACAGGGCCGCACATCGGAAGATATATTATTCTCCTGGGAATTCTCACAGCCGGCATGTTCGTGGGGGGAAAATATGCGGTTGATTACGCTGCGGCGCTCCCGGTATTCACCGTGCGCCAGGTCGTTGTCGAGGGAACACATTATATCGACCGTGACAAGATAATTGCATCAACCGGCATCAAACCGGGGTGCGGCCTGTTCGATGTGAATCTGGTCGCTGTCGCGATAAAACTAAGCAAAGAGTATGCCGCCCGCGATTTCACTGTATTCCGCCGCCTGCCCGACACCATCATAATCAGGGTGCAGGAGCGGAAACCGATGGCCCTTCTGGGAACAGAAAAGGTAATCGGTGTGGATGAAGAAGGAGTTCCGCTTCCCCATGTAGGGCAGGAAATGGTTTCGACTCTGCCGATCGTTTCCGGAATAAAAAGTACGGCTTCGCTTACGGATCCCCAGGTGAAAGCCCGTCTTGTGTCCGGGCTCAAGCTTCTGGATGCCATTTCCAAGGATTGTCCTGCGATTATGAAGAGAATATCGGATATCAATGTGTCCACTATGGGAATCAATCTCGACAACGGACTCGAAGTGATTATCGGAGATACATACTGGCCGGAAAAAGTCCAGAACCTGGAAAAGTGGATCGCAGAGGTGACCGCGCGGCTGGATTCGGTAAAAACATTGGACTTGAGTCACATGCTTTTTAACGGAAGTTCTGATCAAAAGATAAATGTAATCAGGAAGTAA
- the ftsA gene encoding cell division protein FtsA → MSRSSIRVGLDIGTTKIAAVIARIEEEDSTPTIIGVGTSPCEGLKRGVVVDLEKTVSAISKAVNEAERMADVEIKEAYVGIAGDHIKSLNSRGVIAVSRADSTITDKDIERVIDAAKAIRLPDEREIIHVIPQGYIVDNQDGIKNPLDISGVRLEAEVHIVTGAITSIQNVIKCVNRANINVKDLVLQPLASSYAVLTRDEKELGCAVLDIGGGTTDLALFQDEAIRYTSVIGLGGKNVTSDIAIGLRTPIEYAEYIKIKHGYALRSMIPKNAVIEVPGPGDREPRSVSLDILGAVIEPRMEELFTLAKHEIEKSEYGGLLGAGIVLTGGASLLRGCAELAEQVFDMPVKIGYPKCFNGLTDINDNPAYATVLGLILYGGLGHGGADQYFGSRPGVFVRFADSVKRMFKDFI, encoded by the coding sequence ATGAGCAGGAGCAGCATACGGGTTGGCCTTGACATCGGAACCACCAAAATCGCGGCGGTTATCGCAAGGATCGAGGAAGAAGACAGCACTCCGACGATCATAGGGGTAGGCACAAGCCCTTGTGAAGGACTTAAAAGAGGGGTCGTCGTTGATCTGGAAAAAACGGTCAGTGCGATTTCGAAAGCGGTAAATGAAGCCGAGCGCATGGCTGATGTCGAGATAAAGGAAGCCTATGTCGGAATTGCCGGGGATCACATCAAATCCCTCAACTCCCGCGGGGTCATAGCCGTTTCGCGGGCGGACAGCACCATCACCGACAAGGATATAGAGCGGGTTATCGATGCTGCAAAGGCGATCCGCCTTCCGGATGAGCGGGAGATCATTCATGTCATCCCGCAGGGATACATTGTAGACAACCAGGACGGCATCAAGAATCCTTTGGATATATCGGGAGTCCGGCTGGAAGCCGAGGTGCACATTGTGACCGGGGCGATCACTTCGATCCAGAATGTGATCAAGTGTGTGAACCGGGCGAATATCAATGTGAAAGACCTGGTGCTCCAGCCCCTGGCGAGCTCCTATGCGGTGTTGACCCGTGACGAAAAAGAGCTGGGATGCGCGGTGCTTGATATCGGCGGAGGGACAACCGACCTGGCGCTTTTCCAGGATGAAGCTATCCGGTATACCTCGGTGATCGGTCTGGGAGGCAAGAATGTAACATCCGATATCGCCATCGGTCTCCGGACTCCCATCGAGTATGCGGAGTACATCAAGATAAAGCACGGGTACGCGCTCCGCTCAATGATTCCGAAGAACGCTGTCATCGAGGTGCCGGGACCGGGCGACCGTGAGCCGCGGAGTGTTTCGCTCGATATTCTCGGCGCTGTGATCGAGCCGAGGATGGAAGAGCTGTTCACCCTGGCCAAACATGAAATCGAGAAAAGCGAGTACGGTGGTCTTTTAGGCGCCGGTATCGTGCTCACCGGAGGAGCGTCGCTCCTGCGCGGGTGCGCCGAGCTGGCCGAGCAGGTGTTCGACATGCCGGTAAAAATAGGGTACCCTAAATGTTTCAACGGGCTGACCGATATTAACGATAACCCGGCGTATGCCACGGTTCTGGGGCTTATTCTTTACGGCGGTCTCGGACATGGAGGCGCCGATCAGTACTT